aaattttaaataataattttgatattccaaaataaaatataaataaaattttgaactaaaaaatgtttgttttcaaaaaaagaagaagataaaactatttttttaactatttatacACAGTagttatgtatatttttatatttataaagtaagGGTATAATAATTTGATCTCtttaataaaatcttttttttttgttattcttcTTGTGTATTTTTTGGTCCAAAAAACTTATTTTAGGGTCTTTTGGAATATTtcccttaaataatattactGCCTAATTACATATTCTCGTTTTATGGTATATTTCTCCATCGCGCATCTCTCTCCCCCAAACACGATCTTCTTAAACGAATCGAGAAGCCATGGATAACAGCAGCAGCATCAACTCCACCGCGTCCAATCTGAGCACTGCTTCCTTCGAAAAGATCGATCAGGCGGCGAGCTGGGTGGGCACAACCGTCATATCCGCCTTCTTCGCCTCCCTCGAGCGTTGCTCCTGCGTTAATCTATCAACCTCCGACGATGATGACGAAGACGACGACGAATCCCACAGCCGTCCCCTTGCTCTCTCCCCCGCTCCTCACCCAGACGACATTGTTTAGCTACTCCGCTAATCCCTTTCACGGGTTCTGTTTCTCCTAATCAGATCTGGATGCATGCTTCTCAGAACTTTTGATTGATTGTATATGCCTTATtccttgcttcttcttctttcttgatcCCACAAGtctattttatatcatttttcttttcagctctttattttatatatcattctGAGAGTTATTGCTTA
The nucleotide sequence above comes from Brassica napus cultivar Da-Ae chromosome A9, Da-Ae, whole genome shotgun sequence. Encoded proteins:
- the BNAC09G24250D gene encoding uncharacterized protein BNAC09G24250D, which encodes MDNSSSINSTASNLSTASFEKIDQAASWVGTTVISAFFASLERCSCVNLSTSDDDDEDDDESHSRPLALSPAPHPDDIV